One window from the genome of Buchnera aphidicola (Neophyllaphis podocarpi) encodes:
- the truA gene encoding tRNA pseudouridine(38-40) synthase TruA: protein MKFALCIEYNGSNYHGWQIQKGLSSIQKELEFVLSKIAGQKILVHCGGRTDKGVHSLGQIVHFETSVIRKDYSWLIGINSHLPKDIVAHWIKIVPSYFHARTSAINRYYRYYIYNNKIRTALNYNKVTHIYKKLDLDLMLQASKLFIGEQNFNSFRSSYCQSVSSFRNVLYINVKRDNFFIIIDIKANSFLHNMVRKIVGSLIEIGSKNKNINWIEYILNSSKKVYVPTAQSSGLYLVSIEYPSEFNFPLMQSNFIF, encoded by the coding sequence ATGAAATTTGCTTTATGTATAGAATATAATGGTAGTAATTACCATGGTTGGCAAATACAAAAAGGTTTATCTAGCATTCAAAAAGAATTAGAATTTGTTTTGTCAAAAATTGCAGGGCAAAAAATATTAGTTCATTGTGGAGGTCGAACAGATAAAGGAGTACATAGTTTAGGTCAAATAGTACATTTTGAAACAAGTGTTATACGCAAAGATTATTCCTGGTTGATTGGTATAAATTCTCATCTTCCAAAAGATATTGTAGCTCATTGGATTAAAATTGTTCCTAGTTATTTTCATGCTCGTACCAGCGCTATTAATCGTTATTATAGATATTATATATATAATAATAAAATTAGAACTGCATTAAATTATAATAAAGTAACTCATATTTATAAAAAATTGGATTTAGATCTTATGTTACAGGCTTCTAAATTGTTTATAGGAGAGCAGAATTTTAATTCATTTAGATCTTCTTATTGCCAGTCAGTTAGTTCATTTAGAAATGTATTGTATATAAATGTTAAAAGAGATAATTTTTTTATAATAATTGATATTAAAGCAAATTCTTTCTTACATAATATGGTTAGAAAAATAGTAGGTTCTTTAATAGAAATTGGTTCTAAAAATAAAAATATAAATTGGATTGAATATATTCTTAATAGTAGCAAAAAAGTATATGTTCCTACAGCTCAATCATCTGGATTATATTTAGTATCTATAGAATATCCTTCTGAATTTAATTTTCCTCTTATGCAATCAAATTTTATTTTTTGA